The sequence tatatgtagttttattattagaaataaatcaataaataatgcacaatcgtaaTCTGAGCGGAagaaagtgaaattcctgtattgctaagtatgtaaattctattttttcacaacttatcagtcggccaagttatccattgtgaacaaagcaacggttccaaaatgttgatcaCCTCACGGAAACAAGATtacctaagacccacttcatggtcctttccaacgcctttccgTATGCGAAAAAACAAAGACaagtactcaactttacaattggtggaactccaaatttttgcttcaatggtggcaagaagttggtaagaataactagcaaatattagaatgccatcctgtttagcctgtaatattggcgaaagctaattgaaaaaaatttacttgttattcaaaagtgctgaaaatagtaatttttagcttacagtgaatcatttagccccaaagggttagaactgtcccttaattgcctccgaatcgctttcacataagTGCGCCctgcgctcaatcaataccaacctaaatgcaaaactaaaaattattttattaattttttattaatatttttgttgtattttaaggaaatatatgcttggttacaaaatttacacaattgtaagtaaattatttgttcactgccaattcgcaatagagcatcagctgtttcgaagtgaacttttgttcgccagaaattgccgataggcagaaaaagttcacccgaacaaaagaagtgaaggcaaacacttttccgcgtgaacttcgcgataagggtgattgatttatttctaatattaaaagtacatataattataagagtatcaaatttcaaaacaaaaaattatttacatattgttttcctctcgttcgcctgtaaaatataagtgaacaaatttgggtttccccgctgttcatttcgcccgaacaaagagttgtcgataaggtgaaatctttttcgaacacgaaaaattgtttcgctaccctctgcgatagggtgaacgaaaactgtgaatattttcgggtgaaaataagactcgcgataagggtgaatatttgAAGTATGTATGAACTTAAATCAATGTTTACTACAACAACACAAACATCACTATATGTGACGCTCCGCGAGAAAAGGACCACAACTGGAATGCCGTTGATTTCATACGGCAGATATAGTGGGTCGTGTGCGCAAACTTTTGCAGGATGGCCCGTCGACTGTCCACTTTTACTGCTCATAACTAAGACCCGGATTTTAGTGCGAGTTtaactacagttaaagtttatgttatcgaacaaattgGCAAGGTTGaagtctagtcaactttaactggagtttaaacttgcaGTGATAAACAGGGCACAAAAGTAATAAAGATATCGATTTCCGCATTTTCAAAGTTTCCTTTGTAACGTTTATaataaatcgtaaaaaaaaacaaaacttagtTCTTTCGAGCTAGGGGTCTTTTCTCGCGGAGCGTCACAGTCTAATTGTTGTTCGGGTAAAAGCGGGTAATTATACTTAGACTTTTTTCAGAAATGAGCATCTTAAAAGTCGTCTGCTTATTCCAGACAAAGAAAAAGGTATAACTTAGTTTCATGTATTGAtggtaatatttattttaattataaaaaaattaggcATCGTACAATAATATTCTTCGTTTTTCATTTTACAGAATGTCTTTTGTGCCGACTTAGCCATAAGCATACCTAATAATCAAGGGCTGGATAATGTGTATTATCGCATCGATTACAGTCCTCCGTATGGGGATCCGGCGCCAAACACCTCAATACCATCGCGTGAGATCGGTGAGGAGATTCAGTTCTCTCATGCTCTGCCCGGAACCAGGTACAATTTTTGGCTGTACTACACAAACTATACACATCCCGACATTCTGTCGTGGACAGTGACAATTACCACCGGTGAGTATCATTATCAGTGtatcatggtggaatcaccaggtgaagtaaataaaaaaaaagacagaagatgtacacTATCAGAACGGGAGGGATGTATTTTCAATGGTCAGAAGAGGGTACAATTTTTACAAGCTTTGAATAAATTGGAGTAGATAAAttaataccttgctacgaaagccattacagaacaTGCAAAAGGGGATAAACAGGACCAGAGTGAGCTTATATTAATTTTGgcttcgaataaaaataaaaaatttaaactgtgatgagcagtaaaattcaataatgcaTCTGAGGtgaactgacctcaacttcaactgcagtggAATCTTTCTTCGATAAAACCGGACATAAACGGGAGATgtgttatccattatttagttgaactgtagtaactttgcgcacttaagTGGGTTTCGGATTTGATGAAAACTTTtccagtcacacttggaagtgatcgtaatacttttaaatgtgtttccatccctaaaaatccattgttctttccatctgatctgttgatttgtcgttgagagtcggaagtaaaatatatgcccttctaatatacatatcatacaaacttgatcagaagatccctCAAAATCTCTTgtcagttgaattcatgatgtgttactaatgttaccaagttattatttactaaaatatgtcaggggatataatagCAGTCGGCctagaagatgctgatccgatcgaTCCGTAttcatacatattgttacgaatattaccaAAACtaagggtgctgctatctctaagccgatgctaagcagtgacacgaattcacatcaataattcaattattatatatctacataaacgaaacaataattgcgtctacacatatgtaccatgtacgtatacgagcagcggagagtcaatgcacaaacacatgcatatatctgagatactcctgaaagtatggaatgagaaaaactataaaattgtgcaattgtagttacagctgagaagtttgagagctgatggactagtagattctggaagcgcctagaagatgcgaacgttgaaagcaaagagtataaaaggcaacaagtgtagaggcgctggaattcagtttgatttgagctgtcaagcagtttcgactaaggcgctatctagcgagcaggagcagtattattttgaatagtagagtttcatttgagcaatcaatcagtttggttattaagcaagctattcgttgcacagtttgagtgttgttgtgaagtactttaataaaggccattttgcattattacatattggagttatttattcaacagtttagtgattcgaacttagcagaggattgcaaataagaggatttgcaagtaaattcgttacaatatattccaaattacaatccataactgtaacattcatgcctgtaattaaatccagtaaaggtccatcgatattcagctactagtttatgtgaaaaaaattactaaaattacCATATTTGACTCCtgcaaaatgcaaaaaaacaacactttttcggggcaTCATTGGTGAAAagttttcagatagccgaatgacagaacaaagaagaatttagagcgagacaattgacggcttaatTCAAGATGGCTCATAAAAACATCGATGTTTTTCCAAGGTTAAATATTAATGTTTTTGACATTTACGAACGATACATCGATGTATTTATCATGTTTTTAATCCAAAGTTTTCGTCATAAAAAATATCTGTcaagatacttttctactatcATAAAAATAAATTCGTATCCAAATTCACGATCCTCCCAACAAGCGGTTCGTTCCTTGACTTATTTTTGCAAACGTCCTTAAGAACAAAACATAACACATACATATAAGTTCTGAAATAACATacctaaataaaataaatcaataacttGAATAAATCCCTGTGCGCCAACTATATCCATAATATTAAAGCTTTTGAGAGAGTTTCTCATAGTGTCTTAATtaaaaagttgagttgttttggatTCCATTCCTCTTTTCTCCTATGGGTTAGTTCTTATCTATCCAATCGGCAGTGTGTGGTCGCTTTTGATGGTGTATCCTTTAGTTCCTTTGTGGcaacctctggtgttcctcagggaagtatattAGGAccactatttttcatttttttattaatgacattagtaGTTGTTTTTCATTTTCTAAGTGTTTGTTGTATGCTGACGACTTTAAGATATTCTCAATAATCAAgacaccttataatgttctaaaGTTGCAAAGTGATATCAATAAATTATATCAGTGGTTTCTGAACTCACGTCTGTCTCTTAATCCGTCTAAATGTTTCCATATGACCTACTCTAAGTCAACTTCATTCTTGCGCACAAGGTATACTATTTCTGATTGCGAACTTCAGTGCGTAAGCGAGATTAAAGGCATTGGTGTCCTCTTTGATAGTAAGTTTTCTTTTAATAGTCATATTAATTATGTAACTTCCAAATCTTACTCCATGCTTGGTTTTGTTAGGCGGAATACCTACAAATTTTCCGATCCTTATACAATCAAACTTTTATGTACCTCGTTTATTAGGTCGCACATTGAATATGCTGTATTTATTTGGAGGCCTTGTACTCAGTTAGCCATAAATAAAATGGAGAGGATACAGACAATTTTTCTAAAGTATGCTCTTCGTCCATTAAACTTTTCAGAACCCATGCCATCCTATTCTTCTCGGCTTATGCTCTTAGGGTTCAAGTCACTTGAGAGTCGGCGATCTATACTCTGTTTAACTTTTGTATACAACGTGAATTAGGGGGTTATTGACTGTCCTGACCTGTTGGAAAGGATTCGCTTTAATGTTCCTCAGCGACTTCTTCGGAATTTCTTTCCTTTCTATGGAGATAACTTCAGAACAAATTATGCTAGTTATGCTCCTGTTAATCGCGCTACTGGTGAGTTCAATGTACTAAGTAAAAAAGTCTTTCTTGATTTTTCGCTTCCAAGAGccgattttttgataattttgaattCCGCTTTTTAAGCtgtatattttaattataattaagCTGTATGTAATACTTTCTTATATTTATAGTCTATAAGGATTTTTGTCCAATgacttattaataataataacaacaaggaTAGTTGATTTAATGAAATCTTAAGTctggtgaaaaaataaatttttgctaTTCGTCCATAAACAATTTTTTCTCCACTCAGAGTTAagtaaaattaataaacaagaaaaaaattaataaaaaaaaataataggaagtttttgtacacattttttttcctttcctttgctttccatTCCTTTCATTTTATTTACTCTCTTCTCTTTTCCTTTACGTTCAATTTCTTTccgttcttttcctttcctttcgttttctTTCCTGGgctaaggaaataaatatatttgtttattagTTAATAATCGTAAAAAAAGATAAACTCATCTCTCTTTTCCAGCTCCCGACCCACCCTCAAATCTTTCCGTGCAAGTTCGTAGCGGCAAGAATGCAATCATTTCATGGTCACCGCCAATACAAGGCAATTATTCATCCTTCCGCATCAAAGTTCTTGGTCTTTCAGGTGTTTCCAGCTTTTATAATCGAACATTTGTAGTAAATAGTACATTCCAACACAGCGTCAAAGAGTTGACGCCTGGTGCCACATATCAAGTTCAAGCCTATACTGTCTATGATGGCAAAGAGTCAGTGGCATATACAAGCCGAAATTTTACAACAAGTAAGTCTCGAAACAAAGACCAGCTGAGGCCTAATAAAtgctattattaatattattttgggtttAATGGTTAAATCTTTTTAAAACACAATTCATATTTTGCTTCTGTTttaaacttcaaataaaaataataatttgttggTGTTTGTTTAGTTTTAAGTGTTATTTTTTCCATTAATATTTAATATGAACAAATCACTAATGTGaccaaaatataaaagaaaatatttatattaatgctGTGTTAACCTTTATACAATCTCTGCTAATACTTACTCATTACGCCAATAAAAGTTAGAAGGCCGCGCCATAAAGAATTGTTGGACATAAAAATTTTGCGAGGTAACCAAATTTACAAAATACGCACTAAATTAATGTGAGAAATTGAATGGCTTATGATTattcaatatatatatgtatatatatgtatatatgttagtTTGGTACTTTTACACTTATATAATACATCCATATATCGGTACTAACTCctatatgtaaatgaaaattaAGTACAGTATTCATGAAAATACAACTTTCTTTCATAAGTGTTATATcgatttcttttctgaaaaaaattgttgcctaaataaatggtaaaaccttaataGAGTTCCTCCTACCCTTGAAAAGTGTCAACTATAAAAGCgacgttttagttttgagttttcacttaatctttgcattttttaatttgtataataattaaaattttttttgcaataatacagctgatcgccaattaagtttatcaagaatattactaggtgcgtttatataacagcgtgtgtaaatggatataatttttctataaaatgaaTATGCTTTAAGGAGTCCCCCTATCAGCAAATATTGCTATCATTTCAagtttcttcgctaaaaatttttgaagttgcgAAAATAAATTCTCACGAACAGCTGGTTTGGCAGGGTTACACTGCCACACCGTCATTTTATGCAGGTTAtgcgcttttgcgttgcgagcaggtaacaattttcacaaaagaacgattTGGGTTTGCCACATACACTCAGTACCTGCATCAACAATTTTGTACTACCTGGGCCCATGTTTTGGTCGATTTCTCTCGCATTTGAGTATAAGTGTCGAAACAGATGATACCGTCGTATCCAGCACACCGAATACATAGTGTTCAACTACGGCAGTATAGGAATGAAGaacaacattaaaacaaaaaaaaaaaaatacttcctTTATATCAATGGGTCAAAACGCAGTAAAAAATGTGTCCTTAAGCATAGACATAATGTTGTTAAATGtaggttttgaaattttttcaatagGTTTTGTAACAACTTATCAGAAACAAAACTATAGCTTGAGcccaattttaaataaaaaagtactAACCAACACATACTTCACGGAGCTCGATATATAAAACACTCACTTCcactgaaaatttgtttgaaaggaCAAATAACGGTGCATGAATGTAACAATAGATTACCTTTCACTTCTactataagtttttttatttgttggtaaCGACTTTCGTGAATTAACGTAACAATATTTTGTATTCCCaggtggggttacactgaaatgatagccgttggtcgggaaaaatcccgaaccAGCTGCCTTGCGAAGCGACAcgtttttacacattgcatgcatCAAATAATTTTTAGTCGCACTTCACaagaataaaatatttcttatgcaattttttatacATTTATCAACCGTATACATGCACACATATAACATTAGCTTACTTGTACATAcagacatgaaaataaatgtacaTGATGGTTCACCGCATCACTCATTCACATCTTTccctaatttttatttacttatCAATAATCCACAAACATTGATCAACAAAACCGAATAGAGCCCAATACACCCGGGAAATTCATTGTATGGTTCCGTAATGAAACTACACTACTTGTGTTGTGGCAACCACCCTATCCGGCCGGCATTTATACACATTACAAGGTATCAATAGAACCACCAGATGCACTGGAAAGTGTATTGTATGTTGAAAAAGAAGGCGAACCACCTGGACCAGCACAGGCGGCTTTTAAAGGACTCGTACCAGGTCGTGCTTATAATATATCTGTGCAAACCATGTCCGAAGATGAAATTTCCCCACCGACTACCGCACAATATCGCACTGTACCACTTCGCCCGCTAAACGTTACATTCGACAAAGATTACATCACATCGAATTCATTTCGTGTTTTGTGGGAAGCGCCAAAAGGCATATCCGAATTTGATAAGTATCAAGTTTCATTGGCAGCGTCACGTCGCCAGTCAACTGTATCACGAACAAATGATCTTGTAGCTTATTTCGATTTTCGTGACATTACCGAACCGGGTAAAACATTTAATGTGATTGTTAAAACCGTTTCGGGTAAAGTGACGTCTTGGCCTGCGTCAGGCGATGTAACATTACGTCCACTTCCGGTGCACAACTTGCGCTCTTTCCATGATGACACAACAAGTACGATGCGCATCACATGGGACCCCGATCCTGCGAGTACACAAGACGAATATCGTATTGCGTAAGAATATTAAAATAAATGTCTTGATTTTTAATGTTATCAATAGCTAATCTTTATTAATATCTTTCTCAGTTACCACGAATTAGAGACCTTTAATGGTGACACCAGCACTTTTACCACCGATCGGACCAGCACTCATTTGGAAAGTTTACTCCCAGGGAGGAACTATTCTCTTTCTGTGCAGGCAGTCTCGAAAAAAATGGAATCGAATGAAACTTCTGTATTCGTTGTGACACGGCCATCATCACCCATCATTGAGGATCTAAAGAGTATACGTACAGGTCTTAATATCAGTTGGAAGAGTGATGTGAACTCCAAACAAGAGAAATATGAATTACTTTATTCACGCAATGGCACTTCTGAAGTTCGCACTATTGATACAAAGGAGTCACGTTTGGTTATTACTAATTTGCATGCTGGCGCCGGGTATGAGGTGAAAGTTTTTGCCGTCAGTCATGGATTGAGAAGTGAACCGCATGCATATTTCCAAGCAGTTTGTAAGTATTCttcttaaaattttaataaatgatatagtaattaaaaaattctaaattctAAATAAACTTTATTCATATCATCCAGTTCCCAATCCTCCACGAAATATGTCCATTGAAACAATACGTAGCAATTCCGTACTCGTGCATTGGGCTCCACCCGAAAATAGTGATTTTACCGAATACTCCGTACGTTACCGCACTGAGACCAGAGAACAATGGATGAATTTACCTAGTGTACGTTCTACAGAGGCTGATATTACAGATATGACTAAAGGCGAAAAATACACCATTCAAGTGAACACAGTTAGTTTTGGTGTAGAAAGTCCCAACCCACAAGAAGTAGTATATACTGTCCCGCCAAATGAAGTGTCAAATATTATACCCTTGGTTGATTCGCGTAACATCACACTGGAATGGCCCAAACCCGAAGGACGAGTAGAGTCGTATATACTAAAGTGGTGGCCCACAGAAAATCCAAGCAAAGCGCAAACAAAAACTGTACCTGAAAATAAATCAGGTAAATTAATATGGCTTATAACAATGGCTTACTCTTTTAAAACcaataaattattatattatttcgTTAGATGAGTCTTCCACAGTTCGCGTATTGATTGGCGATCTAATACCAGGCGTGCAGTACAAATTCGATATACAAACCACTTCCTATGGAATTTTTTCACGGACTACACATCTTTCCACACGCACCATGCCACTCATACAGTCCGAAGTTGTTGTGGTCAATGATAGACAAGAGGATGAACGCGACACCATCACATTATCCTATACACCTACACCACAATCATCTTCAAAATTCGATATTTATCGCTTCTCACTCGGTGATCCTGAGATTAAGGACAAGGAAAAATTAGCCAACGATACAGATCGTAAAGTTACATTTACTGGTTTGATCCCTGGACGGTTATATAACATCACAGTCTGGACAGTGAGTGGTGGCGTATCAAGTTTGCCAATACAACGTCAGGATCGTCTTTTCCCTGAGCCTATTACTCAACTACATACTAGCAACATCACAGACACGGAAATCTCACTAAAATGGGACATTCCAAAGGGCGAATACAATGATTTCGATGTACAATACTTAACCGCCGATAATATTCTCGCACAAAATATTACCACTCGCAACGAGATAACTATTACCGATCTCCGTCCCCACC is a genomic window of Eurosta solidaginis isolate ZX-2024a chromosome 4, ASM4086904v1, whole genome shotgun sequence containing:
- the LOC137250160 gene encoding tyrosine-protein phosphatase 10D-like isoform X2 yields the protein MVKRLKMTANKMNSNQSAKVTTATKPTSRKTTKVLPTQIAICRRACAAEPFRKQMQNQQQKTIPTIADSKKQPQQQKLVQLQRNLLIGLIFTAFCAQNVFCADLAISIPNNQGLDNVYYRIDYSPPYGDPAPNTSIPSREIGEEIQFSHALPGTRYNFWLYYTNYTHPDILSWTVTITTAPDPPSNLSVQVRSGKNAIISWSPPIQGNYSSFRIKVLGLSGVSSFYNRTFVVNSTFQHSVKELTPGATYQVQAYTVYDGKESVAYTSRNFTTKPNTPGKFIVWFRNETTLLVLWQPPYPAGIYTHYKVSIEPPDALESVLYVEKEGEPPGPAQAAFKGLVPGRAYNISVQTMSEDEISPPTTAQYRTVPLRPLNVTFDKDYITSNSFRVLWEAPKGISEFDKYQVSLAASRRQSTVSRTNDLVAYFDFRDITEPGKTFNVIVKTVSGKVTSWPASGDVTLRPLPVHNLRSFHDDTTSTMRITWDPDPASTQDEYRIAYHELETFNGDTSTFTTDRTSTHLESLLPGRNYSLSVQAVSKKMESNETSVFVVTRPSSPIIEDLKSIRTGLNISWKSDVNSKQEKYELLYSRNGTSEVRTIDTKESRLVITNLHAGAGYEVKVFAVSHGLRSEPHAYFQAVFPNPPRNMSIETIRSNSVLVHWAPPENSDFTEYSVRYRTETREQWMNLPSVRSTEADITDMTKGEKYTIQVNTVSFGVESPNPQEVVYTVPPNEVSNIIPLVDSRNITLEWPKPEGRVESYILKWWPTENPSKAQTKTVPENKSDESSTVRVLIGDLIPGVQYKFDIQTTSYGIFSRTTHLSTRTMPLIQSEVVVVNDRQEDERDTITLSYTPTPQSSSKFDIYRFSLGDPEIKDKEKLANDTDRKVTFTGLIPGRLYNITVWTVSGGVSSLPIQRQDRLFPEPITQLHTSNITDTEISLKWDIPKGEYNDFDVQYLTADNILAQNITTRNEITITDLRPHRNYTFTVVVRSGTESSVLRSSSPLSASFSTKEAVPGRVERFHPIDVQPSEIVFEWLLPSSEANGVIRQFSITYMNMNNATEMRVQQFESTETTGAIRNLKPGETYVFKIQAKTSVGYGPEREYKQTMPILAPPRPATQVVPTEVYRSSQTIQIRFRKNYFSDQNGPVRWYTIIVAEDDSKNASGLEMPSWHDVQSYSVWLPYQAIDPYYPFENRSVEDFTIGTENCDNRKIGYCNGPLKSGTTYKVKVRAFTAPDKFTDTAYSFPIQTDQDNTSLIVAITVPLTIIFVLLITLFVFKRRRNSCRKTTKDSRANDNMSLPDSVIEQNRPILIKNFAEHYRLMSADSDFRFSEEFEELKHVGRDQPCTFADLPCNRPKNRFTNILPYDHSRFKLQPVDDDEGSDYINANYVPGHNSPREFIVTQGPLHSTRDDFWRMCWESNSRAIVMLTRCFEKGREKCDQYWPNDTVPVFYGDIKVQILNDSHYADWVMTEFMLCRGSEQRIMRHFHFTTWPDFGVPNPPQTLVRFVRAFRDRIGTDQRPIVVHCSAGVGRSGTFITLDRILQQIKTSDFVDIFGIVFAMRKERVWMVQTEQQYICIHQCLLVVLEGKENIVGPSREIHDNEGYEDDEGIAESGM
- the LOC137250160 gene encoding tyrosine-protein phosphatase 10D-like isoform X1, translating into MVKRLKMTANKMNSNQSAKVTTATKPTSRKTTKVLPTQIAICRRACAAEPFRKQMQNQQQKTIPTIADSKKQPQQQKLVQLQRNLLIGLIFTAFCAQNVFCADLAISIPNNQGLDNVYYRIDYSPPYGDPAPNTSIPSREIGEEIQFSHALPGTRYNFWLYYTNYTHPDILSWTVTITTAPDPPSNLSVQVRSGKNAIISWSPPIQGNYSSFRIKVLGLSGVSSFYNRTFVVNSTFQHSVKELTPGATYQVQAYTVYDGKESVAYTSRNFTTKPNTPGKFIVWFRNETTLLVLWQPPYPAGIYTHYKVSIEPPDALESVLYVEKEGEPPGPAQAAFKGLVPGRAYNISVQTMSEDEISPPTTAQYRTVPLRPLNVTFDKDYITSNSFRVLWEAPKGISEFDKYQVSLAASRRQSTVSRTNDLVAYFDFRDITEPGKTFNVIVKTVSGKVTSWPASGDVTLRPLPVHNLRSFHDDTTSTMRITWDPDPASTQDEYRIAYHELETFNGDTSTFTTDRTSTHLESLLPGRNYSLSVQAVSKKMESNETSVFVVTRPSSPIIEDLKSIRTGLNISWKSDVNSKQEKYELLYSRNGTSEVRTIDTKESRLVITNLHAGAGYEVKVFAVSHGLRSEPHAYFQAVFPNPPRNMSIETIRSNSVLVHWAPPENSDFTEYSVRYRTETREQWMNLPSVRSTEADITDMTKGEKYTIQVNTVSFGVESPNPQEVVYTVPPNEVSNIIPLVDSRNITLEWPKPEGRVESYILKWWPTENPSKAQTKTVPENKSDESSTVRVLIGDLIPGVQYKFDIQTTSYGIFSRTTHLSTRTMPLIQSEVVVVNDRQEDERDTITLSYTPTPQSSSKFDIYRFSLGDPEIKDKEKLANDTDRKVTFTGLIPGRLYNITVWTVSGGVSSLPIQRQDRLFPEPITQLHTSNITDTEISLKWDIPKGEYNDFDVQYLTADNILAQNITTRNEITITDLRPHRNYTFTVVVRSGTESSVLRSSSPLSASFSTKEAVPGRVERFHPIDVQPSEIVFEWLLPSSEANGVIRQFSITYMNMNNATEMRVQQFESTETTGAIRNLKPGETYVFKIQAKTSVGYGPEREYKQTMPILAPPRPATQVVPTEVYRSSQTIQIRFRKNYFSDQNGPVRWYTIIVAEDDSKNASGLEMPSWHDVQSYSVWLPYQAIDPYYPFENRSVEDFTIGTENCDNRKIGYCNGPLKSGTTYKVKVRAFTAPDKFTDTAYSFPIQTDQDNTSLIVAITVPLTIIFVLLITLFVFKRRRNSCRKTTKDSRANDNMSLPDSVIEQNRPILIKNFAEHYRLMSADSDFRFSEEFEELKHVGRDQPCTFADLPCNRPKNRFTNILPYDHSRFKLQPVDDDEGSDYINANYVPGHNSPREFIVTQGPLHSTRDDFWRMCWESNSRAIVMLTRCFEKGREKCDQYWPNDTVPVFYGDIKVQILNDSHYADWVMTEFMLCRGSEQRIMRHFHFTTWPDFGVPNPPQTLVRFVRAFRDRIGTDQRPIVVHCSAGVGRSGTFITLDRILQQIKTSDFVDIFGIVFAMRKERVWMVQTEQQYICIHQCLLVVLEGKENIVGPSREIHDNEGYEDQQHQFDENGEVIATIEGYELQPDEAEEIDNDNAGIIHDDQQPLTGFGGAAHNNSMTSSFTAAAHVYTENVPEDR